CATTATTACATGTTTCCCCCTTCCACTTCTTTGAGTCTACATTAGTAGACGTATCTTCCAACGTCCTTAATCCCCTGCACCACGTAAAGGTTTAGACTCTTTGCAGGGGTCAACCATCCACCCGAATAGGAGACATTATCCATCTCGTCAGACAAACAAAGTTCCTCATCTGGGCTTCCTCTGGCTTGTAGTGTGTTGCCCAACAGTCGGCGTTAAGATGGGCGGGTTGTGGAAAAAACCAAAGCGGCCATGACACCAGAAGCATCTCAACGTCCAAGCATGGGACCACGCTCAGAAAAGAATGTGGCCTTAATCCAATGTTGACCGGAGAACAATCCTCTGGTGAGAGCACAACTTTGCTTCACTGGGCTCGCGAGACAACTTCCAGCGGATTCGCATCATCAGCCCAGTCGGGTAGACTCGTAAGCTGATGGATCATCGACGCTTCAGGCTCAGCGATAAACATCCAGCGGTGTAAAGTCCTCTAGCCTCTTTCGAAAAGAGACGAGAACAAAATGTCCTCGACTGCCGCAGGGCTGGCGCCCCGCCCTGTTACAGCAGGAAGACGTGAAAGATATGGTGCTTCTACGCTTTTGGAGGAATCACAAAGTGTGACTCGACTCTTTGACGGAGCAAACAATATAAACTCTTCTCGATCATCGTAACAGCGGGGGAAAGTCGATGGCTGAACGATATGAGGTTTGGTTGTATAAGTCGAGAAGAGTAAGAAGAACGCAGGAATCTTGCCAGATCAAGACTCGACTGCGGAGCTGGCTTTTGTTGATTTGAAGGTGAAGAAGCCGCTGAGGAGCACAAGAACAATTGACGTGAATTTCTTGATTCATTTTATATCTATCCAACTTCACGGGTAGGTAGTTGCCGATGTAAGCTCGTCTCCGGCCCGTGTTTCGGCCGGGGCCCCCCACCTCCGACACGCCGGGTTTCGCATCGGCTTCCCGAagtctcatctcatctcatcactCACCTCAAACGTAGACGAAACCTGAATCTCACTTCCACTCTCGACTCATCCCATATCTTGTTCATTATCAGCCATGGGTGGTGAATCGTCTCCAACAGTCATCCAGTGGGTAATCGACACCCGTCCACTCTGGCCGTCAGccgccaacaccaaggatCTCACCACAGTTGTAAGTCAACTCCCCTGCTCTTCACCCATGCTAGGCTCTCGCCAGCGTCTCATGAGAGGAGATACCAGGCCTCGCGTGCTCTATCCCTCCTCACGGAGCAGGAGCGAGCCTCCGTGCTCCGGTACTACCACGTCCGCGATGCGAAACTAGCCCTCGCCTCGGCCCTCGTCAAGCGGTACGCCATCTCACGCTTCTGCGGCGTCCCCTGGTCCTCGGCTGAGGCTATCCGCGACGCCCGTACGAAGCCCGTGTTTCTCACGCCGGCTGGCGACGAGCCCCTGCTCTTCAACGTCTCTCACCAGGCGGGTCTCGCCGTGCTCTTTGCCATCCACAGCCCGCCCAAGGGTCTGGCCGTGGGTGTTGACGTTGTGTGTCCCACCGAGAGGAGGACCCGCGATCTGCGGACTCTGGCAGGGGAGGGATGGAACAGCTTCGTCGACATGCACGCCGAGGTATTTGGCCTTGGAGAGGTGACGGcgctgaagaagctcaaccCCAGCGCCGACGTCGCTGAACGTGATCGTGCCCTGCGATACTTTTACGCCCTTTGGTGTTTGCGTGAGGCATACGTCAAGATGACAGGCGAGGCCCTTCTGGCGAGCTGGCTGAAGGACCTCGAGATGCGAGGATTTGCGCCGCCCGAGGACATGACAGGCTCTCAAGAGGTGTGGTTCAAAGGGGAAGAGGTGAAGGACGTTGATATAAAGCTGGTGCCGCTGCTGGGAGAGTACATGATCTCAACTGCGGTGAGGAAAGGAGAGAATGGAGAGGGAGTCGAGGTTGGTGACTTTAAGATGCTAGACATAGAACAAGTCTTGGCCTTTGGCGAGGATGCAACTGATGCATTGTAACGTGCAACGATAGAGTCACGAATAATGAACAGGCCTGAATACACACCAGCCGAGCTCTAGCATTTATAGATGTGCGTCAAGTTCCTTGCATGGTTATTTATTTCCATTTCATATCTCATACTTGGCTAGATACATCCACATTACTTAAAAGTTCTCGCCAAAGAACTTGAGGACTGTCTTGTAGCCTCGCTCGTACTCCTCCTTGACGCGGTCGTCGCTGAGATCGGCGCGAGCAGCCATCCAGCCGTGGATCTGGTCCTTGAAGGTCTCGACGTGCTTGGGTCCGGCCAGGGCCTTCTCAAacttcttgacctcctcaTCGGGCTCCTCTTTCGAAGCCAGCAGGATGGTAGGGGTCTTGATACCCTCGGCATCAGCGGCGTCAACCATGGCAGGGTGGATCGAGGCAGCCACGGAGAAGGGGTTGGTGTCGGCCTTTGTGGTGAGGGCCACAACCTTGCCGCCCCAACAGTACTATCCAATGTCAGAAGATGAAAGATTTGTGAGAGTAGAAACAACATACACCGAGAATACCAgtcttggagatggcagAGTCCTGCTCCAGAACAGCCTTGACGTAGTCAGGCACCAGGCCGGCGATCTTGGGAG
The window above is part of the Fusarium falciforme chromosome 3, complete sequence genome. Proteins encoded here:
- a CDS encoding ACPS domain-containing protein, producing MGGESSPTVIQWVIDTRPLWPSAANTKDLTTVASRALSLLTEQERASVLRYYHVRDAKLALASALVKRYAISRFCGVPWSSAEAIRDARTKPVFLTPAGDEPLLFNVSHQAGLAVLFAIHSPPKGLAVGVDVVCPTERRTRDLRTLAGEGWNSFVDMHAEVFGLGEVTALKKLNPSADVAERDRALRYFYALWCLREAYVKMTGEALLASWLKDLEMRGFAPPEDMTGSQEVWFKGEEVKDVDIKLVPLLGEYMISTAVRKGENGEGVEVGDFKMLDIEQVLAFGEDATDAL